A part of Acropora palmata chromosome 8, jaAcrPala1.3, whole genome shotgun sequence genomic DNA contains:
- the LOC141889130 gene encoding uncharacterized protein LOC141889130, with protein sequence MFQFNMATKVCQTLWRALSPQNVLQTFRCRLCKGEGQLLQRHCSSISFKSEERPALYQNAICSTTLKRGAKESDVALQHMLLSKGMGTKVILQSQEVHPEVQEILLKSKPQKVGRNWHKPKISARRLAVLRKQSIAQGYYWPDKPMVDRGLDRLPKGHKYEKRKQERLAQVEENMKNMGRIIEDYRNRMHELRAKRREEKQQAKLKALEAQRLGFNLKDPRALQMLGGDKKSKRQRQKKT encoded by the exons ATGTTTCAATTCAACATGGCGACCAAAGTTTGCCAGACGCTTTGGAGAGCTCTTTCACCTCAAAATGTTCTTCAGACATTCAGATGCAGATTGTGTAAAGGAGAGGGGCAACTTTTACAAAG gcACTGTTCTTCCATTTCATTTAAGTCTGAGGAAAGACCAGCATTATATCAAAATGCAATTTGTAGTACAACTTTAAAGAGAGGAGCAAAAGAATCTGATGTGGCCTTGCAACACATGCTTCTTTCGAAAGGAATGGGAACAAAAGTCATTCTTCAAAGCCAAGAAG TTCATCCTGAAGTGCAAGAAATCCTGCTCAAGTCAAAGCCACAAAAGGTAGGGAGAAACTGGCACAAACCAAAAATCAGTGCTCGACGACTGGCAGTATTAAGAAAGCAGTCTATAGCACAAGGGTACTATTGGCCTGACAAACCCATGGTAGACAGGGGCCTGGACAGGTTACCAAAAGGACATAAGTATGAAAAGCGAAAGCAGGAAAG GCTGGCTCAGGTTGAGGAAAACATGAAGAACATGGGGAGAATTATTGAAGACTATCGTAACAGGATGCATGAGCTCAGGGCCAAACGGAGAGAGGAAAAACAGCAAGCTAAACTTAAAGCTCTAGAGGCACAAAGATTAGGGTTTAATTTAAAAGACCCACGAGCGTTGCAAATGTTAGGTGGTGacaagaaaagtaaaagaCAACGTCAAAAGAAGACGTGA